Part of the Choloepus didactylus isolate mChoDid1 chromosome 27, mChoDid1.pri, whole genome shotgun sequence genome is shown below.
CTTGGTTGTTGTGCAGTACTTATTAAAAGGAAATCTGTTTAGATACCACcacacaaaaatgtaaaatgtcacAGGGAAAATGGCAACAAAGATGCAAGGCATGGAGAGAGGTACCATGCCAAGGACCCACACCCAAAGCCACGAGAAGTCCAAGGACCGGCCCTTCCTGAAGGAAGAAACACGGGAAGCAAAGTGTGAGTCCCACACGAGCCCATTTCTGTTTCTTGTCGGGCCAATGACACCCCGAACATCTTCCGCATAGCTGGGGGTGTTGAGAATGTGGGCTCCCTCCACAATGTCAGCAGGGCTGAGGACAAAATGGGCCACTCGGCCTCACACGGCCACAGCCATATAAGGATCCGGAGACCCAGGTCAGCCGAGGAGTATGATAGCAGTGGGGGGAAAGAAGGGGTGGGGGACGGCTCCGCCGAGGTGAGAATGACAGAGACGGATTTGGGGTGGATGCCAGGTTGGGGTGGTGAGAGGCACTAGGGGGCTACTTCCGCGAGGTGAGGACGGCGGAGCGCGGCCCGAGGTTGATTTTTATGGGCTGTCGGCGGGAAAGGTCCCGTGAACGCACAGCCCGCCCGAGCCCCTCCTGGATCGCTGGAACTACGTCTCCCACACTGCCCCGGGAGGCGACAGCGCCTTGGGACAGGGACGGCCGGGGATGCGCCCGGCAGCCACGACCGGACGCAGACGGACTGAGCACTCGAGCCCAGCCGCCCACCAGGCCAGACCCGGGCCCGTTTGGGGGCTGGCGGCCACGCTCACGCGTCCGACGGCTTCCGCGGCGAACCGCGGTTGCCTTAGTGACGGCTTCCTCCTCCGCCCTCCGAGACCGCTGAGCTGTGATTGGAGAGGACGCCCAGCCATTCACGTCGCCCCGCCCCGATGCGCGGAAGGAATGCCGATGGCCGCAGTGCGCCTGCGCCGGAGCCCCCGCGGCGGAGCCGTTCTaggccaggccccgcccccgtcGTCCTGTCCCCAGGTCCACCCCGGCAAGGTCTTCCCGGATTATCCCTGTAAATCTCCATGGTGCTTACCAGTCTCTGCCACAATACGTATTTTGTTTGCTAGATACCCTCAACCAGAATCTCCACGAGTGGGGAAACTTTGGGTTTGCAATAGGACATTGAGGATGCTCGACCTCACACTGCTGGCCCAGTGCCTCAAGCCTCGCCCAGGCTCTGGACCGCCGCGATCACTCTGTGTTACTCCGGGGAACAGATACCTCGTCTGACCCAACCCCAGAAGCGGTTTGCAGGGCGTGTAAGTGGCGATGGCCAGACAGCGAGCGAGGCAAATCTGCCCCACTCAAAGATGGGTGGCGCCGCCTCCTGCGTGGCCTAGCGACAGTCCCCGGAAGTGTCCGCGACTCGTCACCGGCCCGCAATGAACGGAAATACCCGAGCCCATCCGAAGGAGGCCGAACCCCAAATCCCATTGCTCAGCAACGCGAGCGCGCCGAGGCGGCGCGGCGGACGGCAGCTGCGCAGGCGCAGAGCACACGCTGGTGGTGAAGCACCTTAGCGGGCAGGCGGCGGAAATAGCCGAAGCGGCGGGGCGCCCGAGGCCGTTGCCGACCTCCGCGCCGAAACCCGCTGCTGCCGCGGGGAGGAGAGGCGCCTTTAAGGTCACGTCCGCCGCCATCGTGCCCTGCCGCTTCCTCCTTCTATCTTGAGCCGCAGCCCCTTGCGGAGGGAACGAGTGAGCTAGCGACGAGGGAGCTCAGCCTCCGCAGCTGCAGCTAGGCCTAAAAAGACTTGAGCGGGCTAGGGGTAGGAAGGGAGCGGCCGGGCGGAAGGCGGGGCCGCGCGCGGCCCGAGGACAGCCGAATCGGCCCGAGCACTGACGAGCGCCGCCGAGCGCGTCCGAGGAGCAGGGCCAGGCCGGAGGCCGAACTACGGGAGCCGAGGCGGGCCGCGCGGTGGGCGCGGAGCAGCGAGGCGGGCCGGGcgggcggcggcagcggcggagGAGGCCGCGGCGCCGGGTCCGAGGAGCGGCGGCAGCGCGGGTGGGCGGCGGGGGGGCCGGGTGTTGACCGGGGTCCCGGGCCCCGCGGCGGCGGCAGAGGCGGCGGCGGCAGGATGATCAAGCTGTTCTCGCTGAAGCagcagaagaaggaggaggagttcGGCCGGCGGCACCAAGGGCAAGCAGCAAGAAGGCATTCTGCGGCGCAGCTGCGAATTCAGAAGGGTAGGGGGGGTGAAGGGTTCGGAGGTCAGAGCCTGGAGATAGGGGGTCAGGGTGGGATAATGCGATCGccggggggctgggggggggggtcggAGGTCAGGGCACGGGGGCTTGGGATGATGGGAAGAGTTAGGGGTAGGGAGTGAGGTAATGCTGTTATCAGGGATCAGAGATGGGGAGTTTAGGATATTGGGAAGGCAAGGTGTCTGGTATCAGAAACCCGGAAATCTGAGGCTGGGGGGTGCAGGTCGGGCCTGCAAGTCTGGAGGACAGACGGTAGCCTGGTTTGGGGGTGACAGGTGGAGGAGGAAAGGATGCTGGGGGCTTAGGAAAGGGCATAGGAGTGAGTCTGGAGGACAGACGGTAGCCTGGTTTGGGGGTGACAGGTGGAGGAGGAAAGGATGCTGGGGGCTTAGGAAAGGGCATAGGAGTGGGAGACGATTTAGGGCATCATAGTGGGATCGCCAGGAATCTCAGACGTTGGGGGGGGTTGGCGCTGGGGCTCACAGGTCTTGGAGTAAAACAGAAAGATGGGTGTAGGGTGACTGGTAAGGGGAGATGAGAGAGGTGAGATTACAGTGATTGGAATGAGGGAGTAATTTAGGGTATCAGGGTGGGGTTCAGGTAGGGGTAGTACCTTAAGTTTGGGTGGACACATCGTGGTATGGGCAGTGTTCATTGGAGAGTGGAGGTCGTGGATGAAGAACCCGGGATTTGGATTGATCAGAGATGGGTGTATTGGGAGCTGGATTGCGAAGACCCAAGTCCTGTGAGCTGAAGATGTGGTCTGTGTATACAGTAGAGTTGGCTTGGTTTGAAAGCCAGAAAACACAGCCACATTTGAGGATCacatttggggtatgctgtggaTCCAGCAGGGAGAGGGTTGTGGTGCGGGACAGAGCCCAAAACGGGATCCCAGGGATTCCTGGCGAATGAGGCTATGAGGGCTCTGCTGGTTGCTCGTCCTGACGGCTTGCCTTCTCCTTCTGTCCCCCTTCTCTGCTGCCCAAACCCAGACATAAACGAGCTGAACCTGCCCAAAACGTGTGATATCAGCTTCTCAGACCCAGACGACCTCCTCAACTTCAAGCTGGTCATCTGTCCCGATGAGGTGAGAGACTGCCCAGGGAAGGCAGACCTGGGATACCCCACCATGGGGAGGGAGATCTTTTCTGTCCTAGCAGGACGGAGTCCTGacatcattttctctctccttccagggCTTCTACAAAAGCGGGAAGTTTGTAATTCAGTTTTTAAGGTGAGTCTCAGGCAGACAAGGGCAGTTCCCTGGACTGAGAAGGGGACAGCTGAGGCCCCAGCCTCCTGCAGGGCACCTGCCCACCTCCTCTATCTTTTTCTGACCCAGGTGGGCCAGGGTTACCCACATGATCCCCCCCCCCAAGGTGAAGTGTGAGACAATGGTCTATCACCCCAACATCGATCTCGAGGGCAATGTCTGCCTCAACATCCTCAGGTGACAATGACAGCCGTCCACTGCCTGCTTGTACCCCAGCCCTGTCTGCCCTTCTTGTGGCCTCATGGGCTCTCACTCCATCTCCATCCCTTCTCTCCCACTTAGTATTACTGTGTTCCTCTGTTCCCTCCATCTCCAGTCTTCTTCCTCATGATGTGAGCTTGACTTTCTTCTGGACGTGTCTTCTGTATGCATCTCCCAGCCTCTCACATCCCCACTCTCCTGGGTCCTGGGCCTTGACCCTTCAGGCCTCAGGAGGGACAGTGGCAGCTGCCTGCCTGCCAGCCCCTGACCACAGTGTTCTCTGTCCACAGAGAGGACTGGAAGCCAGTCCTTACGATAAACTCCATAATTTATGGCCTGCAGTATCTCTTCTTGGTAAGTAGATACAGGTGTGGCCAGGAGCTGTGAGGGGTCGGCACCTCTGTCTCCAGGGCCTCCTGACCTCCACCTGTGCTGGCTACAGGAGCCCAACCCTGAGGACCCCCTGAATAAGGAGGCTGCCGAGGTCCTGCAGAACAACCGGCGGCTTTTTGAGCAGAACGTTCAGCGCTCCATGCGGGGCGGCTACATTGGCTCCACCTACTTCGAGCGCTGCCTGAAATAGGGTCAGCGCTAGTCCTGCTCCGCCAAGGCCACCAGCCTTGGCGTCccctgcaaatatttattgggggccatgggttgggggtggagggcagcCAGTAGTCCCCCTGCCCTGGCCTCgcctcccctccctgccaccccATCCTccgttatttttttttaaccaccatGTGATTAAGGTCGGCGCTGCCTCCCCCGACCCGCTCAGCGATGGGAAATGAATTGGCTTGTCTAGCCCCCAAGCTGGGTGCTATCCAGCCACCCACTCTGGGCTCCTGGGAGGGTGGGTGAGGGGCCTGGGTAGCCGGGGCTTGGCACCCCACCCCTCCGCCACTGGAGGTCGTACCAGGCTATTAAAGAGGAATGTTACTGCATGGcctctgcctcttccttctgTGGGGAACACTGTGCGGCCCAAGTGGGTAGTGGGAGGAGGGTGGTCATGGGTAGCATTGGAGTGCCCCAAACAGGCTGCCCTTTCCCTGGGGCAATCCTGGTTACTGTGGGGAGACCAGGCCCCGAGTCTGAGGCTGGCTGAGATAAGCAGGGAACTGGATCCATTGGGAGCAGGCACGGGAGCTTGGGGGAAAGTCTGCatcatcccagctctgccttctgTGGGGAGCCTGCCAGTGCCTAAGACGCGAGACATTGGGCGGCCCTGGTTCTGGCCCTGCAGGCACCGTCGCAGGTCCAGGGTCTGCGTAGAGCTTCCGCGAAGGAAGCAACGGAGCCCTTAGGTGGGTAATGGGAGGGCATTCAGCTTGAGACGGGGTGGCATGCTGCGACCGAGCCCCCAGGACTGGCGAGGCGCACTGGGGCTGGTCCAGCAGTGGGGTTCGAACCTTCAATAGCCTAGGGCCGGCCGCAAGAGGACGCGGCGCTGATACACATGCGCCTCGCCGCCGGCCGACTCGGAGGCGTGTACGCACGCGCATTCCTGCCGCCTCCCAGCATTCCGGGCGCGGGCGGGGCGCGTGATGTCAGGTCGTTTAATCCGGAAGCGGCGGCGGCAGTAGAAGCGATAGAGCTGGGGAACCGTCGGTGGGCGCGCCGGGAATCTGAGCGAAGGGTACCGTGACCCGGAAGCGGAAGCTAGGCCCCTCGTCCCAACTCCGGTGAGTGGCTCCTGCTGGGCCTGGGTCCCGGGTGGGCGCAGGGCGGCGGCGTTACGGGTCCTCTCTTTGCCAGGAGTCCAGTGCCTCGCCATTCCCCAAGAACCCCGTCCTTAGCTCTCGGGGTCCCCATACGCCGCTTTGTTTTTGGAGGCCCGAGATCCTGTCCTCGGTGTGCAGGCAGCACCCCCGAACCCTGCCTGTCTTTGGTGTCCACGGTTCTCTAACGCCACGACCATGTCTTCGGCCCCAGGTTCCCTCGGTTCCCTCAGCTTTACGGTTCCCAGTCCTCATGCCACCCACACCCTATCCTCAACTTCAGCTCCCCACACACCTCCACCCAATTGTCCTGTCCTCCGGAGCTCTGGTCCCCGATGTCCCCATTGCACTCACCCCCACTGAAGCTCACCTGCAGCCTTAGTCCATCAGAGACACCAGGGGAACTCACTCCCAGGTCCTAAGAAAGAAGCCAAAGCCCTGTGCCTTCTGTGTGCTAACCCCCCTAAGGGCACAGTGACGGAGAAGGAACGACTTTTAGGCCAGTGTCTGTCCTAAAGTTCCTTGGCTTGCCCCCATAGTCTTTGCCACCCCCTCCTGGCCACCCATTCACACCTCCTCTGCCCTCTAGTCCTTTCCCATTTCtcaagccttccctgaccccaccCTGCCTCCCACCCTACCTCGGGCCCCATGCCCTACCACTAGGCCCTTCACCTGCCTCAGACCCACCAGGGGGGCTCCTGCCACCATGGACCTGTTGTTCGGGCGCCGGAAGACACCAGAGGAGCTGCTGCGGCAGAACCAGCGGGCCCTGAACCGTGCCATGCGGGAACTGGACCGTGAGCGACAGAAGCTGGAGACCCAGGAGAAGAAAATTATCGCGGACATCAAGAAGATGGCTAAGCAGGGCCAGATGGTGAGGACTGGCAAGTGGGGACTGGGACAGGGAGAGGACACATCGCATGATGGGGAACTCTTGTCACAGTGGGTGGAGATGGCAGTGAACAGAACAGACATGCCGACAGACAGTCCAAGGAGACCAGTGGAGTGAGGGACAAGCAAGGTTTCCTTAGTTTGCAGGTCTGAAAAGGCCACCTCCAAAGAAGTAATGTCAGAGCTGAGGCTTGTATGATGAAAAGAGCAAGTCTGCAAAGATCCAAAGAGAGCATCTCAAGCAGGCAGGACAAAGAGTGTGAGACAGGAAGCCTCAGCAAGATTAGGGGGGTGATGGGAGAGAGTTGATGTGGGCCAGACTTCTTGGAATCACGGACCACAGTGGGAGCTGAGTTGGAGGATTTAAGGCACAAGAGGGATGTGGCCTGGAATATGCTTTGATCAGGAGACCAGTGAGAGAAGAGATGGAGACCTCCTGAACCAGGGTGGGGGCATGGAGAGGGGAGCAGAATCCTCTTTGAAAGCAGAGTATAGGATGGGGGATGTGAAGGGGGGGCAGAGCCATGATGGATGACAGGATTTTAGCCTAAGGAGCCAGCTGGGCAGAGGAAGACAAGGAAAAGCAGGTTTGAGGAGGAATTCAAAAGTTAAGCTTCAGATGTGTTTGAGATTCTTGAGCCTGAGGTAGAGAGAGAGGCAGATTTTTTGTCTAGAGCCAGGAGAGAAACTTAggagtgtgtgtgttttaagtcAAGGGAGGGAAAAGAACCAAAAAGTGATCTGAGGCCTTCCAACGTTTAGAGATTGGAGGAACCAGGAGAAATCTAAAAAGAAACCTGAGGAATGGTGGCCCAAAAGGCAGGAGAGGGCGAGCTCAGGGTGAGGGGCCAGGGTGAGCAGTGACCACTGGGTTTTTCCACACAGGATCCTTTGAGGACAACAGgcgtggtggtggggtgggggcatcACAAACACCAACTGATGAGAAGTGTGGAGAAGCAAGTAAAACACCCAGCCTTTTCCCTACCACTTATCCAACCCACAGGATGCTGTGCGCATCATGGCTAAGGATTTGGTGCGCACACGGCGCTATGTGCGCAAATTCGTGCTCATGCGGGCCAACATCCAGGCTGTGTCCCTCAAGATCCAGACACTCAAGTCCAACAACTCGATGGCGCAAGCCATGAAAGGTGTCACCAAGGCGATGGGCACCATGAACAGACAGGTCTgcctttcccctcccccctccccacccaaacTGACTGCAGGGACAGAACTCAGCCTCCCTCTCCCGCCCTCCAGCTGAAGCTGCCACAGATCCAGAAGATCATGATGGAGTTCGAGCGGCAGGCAGAAATCATGGACATGAAGGAGGAGATGATGAATGACGCCATCGACGATGCCATGGGTGATGAGGAAGATGAAGAAGAGAGGTGCGTGGACACAGGGAGTGGGAAAGTGAGCAAGGACATCTGCCCATCACATGTGGAAACAAGTCGTCTTCTCTTCCCTAGTGATGCTGTGGTGTCCCAGGTACTGGACGAGCTGGGACTCAGCCTGACGGATGAGCTGTCAAGTGAGTACTCTGAACCCCTTGTCCCACCCggtgcccagccccagcccttcaCTCTAATGGTCTCTGCCCCTGATCCCTGCAGACCTCCCTTCCACTGGGGGCTCACTCAGCGTGGCTGCCAGTGGGAAGAAAGCAGAGGCTGCAGCCTCGGCCCTGGCAGATGCTGATGCTGACCTGGAAGAGCGGCTCAAGAACCTGCGGAGGGACTGACTGCCcggccccaccccccaccacaggGCCAGGGGGTCTCCGGGCATTCCCTGTACCCATTCTGGAATAAAGATGTTGAACACTAAACCTAGACCTGTGTGGCAACTGGCCCAAGGGCATGTGGCCCAGCTGGGGTAC
Proteins encoded:
- the UBE2M gene encoding LOW QUALITY PROTEIN: NEDD8-conjugating enzyme Ubc12 (The sequence of the model RefSeq protein was modified relative to this genomic sequence to represent the inferred CDS: deleted 1 base in 1 codon; substituted 1 base at 1 genomic stop codon), coding for MIKLFSLKQQKKEEEFGRRHQGQAARRHSAAQLRIQKDINELNLPKTCDISFSDPDDLLNFKLVICPDEGFYKSGKFVIQFLRXVGQGYPHDPPPKVKCETMVYHPNIDLEGNVCLNILREDWKPVLTINSIIYGLQYLFLEPNPEDPLNKEAAEVLQNNRRLFEQNVQRSMRGGYIGSTYFERCLK
- the CHMP2A gene encoding charged multivesicular body protein 2a — encoded protein: MDLLFGRRKTPEELLRQNQRALNRAMRELDRERQKLETQEKKIIADIKKMAKQGQMDAVRIMAKDLVRTRRYVRKFVLMRANIQAVSLKIQTLKSNNSMAQAMKGVTKAMGTMNRQLKLPQIQKIMMEFERQAEIMDMKEEMMNDAIDDAMGDEEDEEESDAVVSQVLDELGLSLTDELSNLPSTGGSLSVAASGKKAEAAASALADADADLEERLKNLRRD